From the Capnocytophaga sp. oral taxon 878 genome, the window ACCATCGGCCTTGAGCTTGTACAAGTTTAGAGTACGACTAAAATTCTGTTGCCCAGGTGGGAACATTACATTGATATGACCACTATTAGGATGGGTCTCACAGGTTATCTCTTGGGTAGAGGATATAGTAAAACTATGTGGACTAGGTGGAGTAATGGTTATCTTATTGGAAATAGCAAAAGCTCCGTTACGTGTGTCGCCTACCAAAAACTCATATTCTCCTATACGGCTTACACTGTGTTCTAAATCTACATAGGTTTGACCGCCGGTTTGTACGGCTATAGGTGAGGAGGCAAGCGCCTGTGTAGGACTGCTGAACTGACGCTGCCCATCAATGGTCCAGATAAAGAATCGATATGGTGATTGTCCGCCTTGTGCCTGTAAACGAATCTTGGCCATATTACAGTAACCTTCCTTAAAGCCTTGGAAGGTGGCTGTAACACTCATATCGGTGATCTTCTTAATGGTTGGATTATCAATATACTCACATCCTGCTATTTGATCGGAGGTGATCTTGATACGATAGCTACCCGCCGTTAAATTATCTACCTCAAAACGATTGCTCGTCTTCAAATCGGTACGCAAATAGGTGCCGCCTTTATAAATCTCAACCTTATAGGTAACACCGCTGGAACTCATATTATATGCTACTGCTCCTTGCTCAAAGTTTGTCTCGTCTTTTACCGCTCCTCGGGTGCCTTGCAGTGAACCGGTGATGATTTGGAAATAGAAACTTGTATCACAACCTGAGTTGGTGAGCTTTAAACGGTATAACCCTGCTGTGTTAAACGAGTAATTGCGATCGGTACTAAATGTAGTCCAGCAATCATCACTGGTTACTCGACAATCCGGATCTGTTACTTGGTTCTGACAGCTGCTGTTGAACATTTGCCACTCAAATGGTGTGTTCTGATAGTTTACTGTAAGCTGCTTAGCGCCGCCTTGACACAAATAGAACTGGCTTGTCCAACTTCCATCGGATGGACATACAACCCCTATGTTTTGTGCTTGTGCTCGAATGGGATCGGTAGTGCTGCTTACCGTTTGGTAGTTGATGGTCTCTGTTACTGTAAACTGTACCCCATGACAAGAAATAGTTTTTACTACTTTATATATGCCTGCTGATGTAGGGGCGTATTGCTGTGTATTGCCCACTACATTACCATTAGGATCATACCACTGATAGGTGGTGAAACCGCCTATAGCCTTAAAGGTTACTTGACCGGTACCACAGAACATCTCCTGACGATTACAATCGGAGGTGTTAATGGTGGTTGTTAATGAGGCTGTATGGCTCATCTCGGCCAGTGGACAGCCTGCTGGACCTCCCTTGTAGGTGGCTGTAAGCTCGGTATATACAAAGTTCTGACATGGAGCAAATAACGCTTCACAGTCTCCTTGTACTTTTAATGGTATGCGGATCACTCGCTCGGGATCACCTAACCTTAATGTGGAATTATTATTATTGGCTCCTATCTCAAATCGCCAAGACTTCGTTACTGAATTATACGAAGAGGTAGGCTGCGGATGCTGCCATGATCCATCTCCCGCTCCACTCAAATCAGGAGCTCCATTGGATACTATAGTAGTGGCGTCGGGCATCTTAACATCTAAGGTAGCACGATTGATGTTCTCCGATCCATCGTTCTGATACCTCAACTCGTAATAAAACTGCTGATTGGGCTGTAACTGTGTAATGGTATTGCCAGAGGCATCGGTGTAACGCTGCTGGGTCTTGAGTTTTAAGGCATTTGATTTGACAGTTATATTGAATGAACACGAAGCCGTATTACCTGCCACATCGGTAAAGGTGTAAATAACCTTTGTAGTACCTATAGGGAAAATATCGCCAGGAGCGTGTGTGCGGGTACGAGTTACAGCTCCCTTACAAGTAGGGTAAGCTATCGGTTCGCGCCATTGCACCATTTTCTGGCAATAACCAGCATCTACAGTCACCTCAATATCGTTAGGACAAGGGGTTTTGAAGTATGGAGGCTCATCAATAGGAGGCATTACCACTGTAACAGATTTGGTATAAACGGTACTATTACTACAACCTATACCTGGTTTCAAACTATACTCTGCCATATAGGTAGTAGTTTCGTGAATAGGCTCCCAGAAGCTTCGTCCTGTTTTATAAGGAGCTGCTGTAGTTTTGTTACCATTGGCATCGAGCTTGAACCAGTTGATGTTAAATATATGTTCGGAAAGTGATAGTTGCACACGTGCTGTATTGCCTTTACAGAAAGGTACAGGACGGTCTATCACCAAGAAAGGATCAAAACTATTACTTACATTGATACTAATATCTTTAGGAACATCTTCACAACGGTGTCTCACCAATATTTTATAATGCCCTGAAGTAAGGTTTCTGAATAAATGGAAATAGGTATTATCGGAAGCCTGATAGGTTTTTGTTTCCTTTAGAGTAGCTGCTGTAGCGGTAGCTGTGGCTTTTTCATAGAGTTCAAAAGTAAGAGGGAAGTAGACTTCCTGAGCTGTAACATCGACAGCAATGATACCACTACTGCTACCTGTATCACAAATTACAGGATTCACAGCTGGATTTAGCCTTACAGTTGAAGGGATTTCAATTTCTTTATATGTATAATTGTTAGACCTATAAGGTGTTGTAGGATCGGTAAAATTTTGATAAGTATACCCACTACCTAAATCGACAAAGCCTCGATAAAAATACATATCGGCTCTGACTCTGTATTTCCCTGGTAATAAGTTAGGGAAGGTGCCTGTATGAGCTGATATATAGTTATTACCATTTACAGACTTAGAAGGTTGCCAAGAGAAATTACCATAACCATCATCTGTATATTTTTCTAAATATACAGTTTCAAGAGATGAGTTATTGTATACATTTCTGCCTAAATTATAGGTTATTCTTCCTACATCGCAATCTTTTTCATATTTAAGTACAGGGTTATAGGTAGTACCTGGCAAATCATACTCACGAGTAGCTGTTTTGTTACAAGCATCGGTTACGGTTATTCGGTATCGACCGGCAGGTAAATTGGTATAGCCCCAATAGTAATTATTTTGATTTTCCAATGGAAATACAATGGTACGGGTAGCTGTATTACCAAAAGGCACAACTCCCTGATATGTAATAGTTCTAGTACCATCGGCTCTTTCTATTTTCCATTTTAGAGGATAGAAAAATTTGTCACTAAAGTAATTTACATAGAAAGACCCTGTACCTTCATACATACCGTATCCTACTTTTAATGTTTTAAAGGCATTTTCTACAGGGCGAGCTGTAATTGTAGGCATAGACCCTTGTGTATGAGGAGGGTATTTAATTATAAATTCATTAGAAATTGCTGGTGGACAGCCAGGAGGTACTGTGGAATACCTATAGCGATAGGTACCTCCATCAACGGTAGGAGATGATTCGGTAATCCAAGTAGTTCCGGATTTGCGTTCTAATATTAGGTTACCATAGCCACTTCTCCAATCACTTACTTGATATATACGACGAAGTTCGGATGTGTTAATATCGGTATAATCAATATTATACTGCCCCCAACGGCTACTAACACAACCTGACAAGCGCTTAGTTGTACTAGATACTATAGCGCCGCAAGTTGATTCGCTATAAGAGGTGTAATTATGGGAACAATCACGACCATCATATAAAACGCCTCCGTAATAAGAAGCATTAATTCTATCATCTAACTTAAATCGTTCTTTGATTGTATTTTTAGGTCCTTTGATGGTTAGTTCTATTTCGTCGCCACTTTCAAACTCATAATCTGGTGAAGAATATTGATATGAGGAGAAGGTAGAAGATATATCGATAGCTGGCTTTGAGGAGTTCAGGAAGCGAATTACTGCAGTACCTGGCTTTGAGAAAAAGTCATTAAAAGATGCTCTATCATCAATATTTCTATCAATATATTGTCCATCTTCGGGACGGATAAGGGTTATTCTGAATTTATATTTACAGTTATTATAACTTTTGGTTAAAAATCTTTGATATGTTTTAATATTGATACAATTCACTACATATAAATTATATGAAGGGATTTGCAGGGTAGGGTAACGCAAGGTATGCCCGCAGAGATTACCGATATTGGTTTGGTCTTTTACTTGTAGAATAAACACAGAATTGGCTGGAAGAGGATGTGTAGCGGTACCGCGTACCTCGATATATCCATTGCCTGTAGGGCGATTAAACACTTGCATAGGGACTTTGACGCTGTTATCCATATTTAATATGGTAACCTCGAAGGGGCCTATACCACCGCTTGGCAAGCGAAAACGCACACCACCACTGTAGAGCTTATCACAAGTAGGAGCTAATGTTTCTATAGAGTTGATATTCATCAACTTATAGTTTGATTCGGTTTCTACTTCGTTTGTTTCAAAGGCTCCTGTAACTTCATCACGTACTGTTATTTTGTACTTTCCTATTTTTAAGTTGTAGAAAGTATACTCGGCAGTGCCGCCTGGGGTTACAGGATTGGGGGACATTCTGAACATATCGTTCACCCCATCGCCTATAATTTCGACTGTAAACTTACCACTGGAAGGCAAGCAGATAGAGGGATAAGGAGTCATATCTCTAGCTGTTACCTTTATTTGGTTATCGGTGTAGCAATTACCTTTAATGGGGGTTAATTGCACATTGATACATTGGGCGAAACCGAGCCCAGAGAAGATTAAAAATGTAATTGCTGTAAGAAACTTTTTCATTGTGTTTATCCTTAAGTTGTATGTAGTAAAAAATAATGTGTAAAATGCGTATAATAACTTACACATACAATTAATGCCACAAAATTAGTATATTTTTTTTGAGGTAACAAAAGTTTTTGAGATTGAGAGGTGTTAGTTTAGGAGTGTATTTTTGTAACTATTTTATTTTCAAGAACTTATATGAATGTTAAATTATTGTTAATTTTAATACCTGATTTATGGAAGAGATGAGAGGTAGGCAGGGAGAGGTGTAGTGGTAAAGAAAAGAGACGGTAATGGGAAAATGTTGTTTTCTGTTTTTGATGTCAAAAATAGGAAATTTTTCTGTTTTTAGGTTGTTTGGCAGAAACTGAGGGTTTGTATATTGTTAGGTTAAGCTCCATCATTCCTCTATGGTAGCTCTATGGTAGCTCCAAGATAGCTCTAACAGAAAATTTTTCTGTTTGGCATAGTATAATAGGAAGGAGGTAAAAAGACTTTGGGAGTGTAGGGAGGAAGAGGATGGGTGGGGAATAAAAAAATGTTCGTTATTAATTGTTTATTGATATTTTTTTTATACCTTTGTGCCTTGAAAAAATATAATAATTCATTTTACTATATGAAGACCATAGACAATTTTAACTTTGCGGGCAAGAAAGCCCTTATTCGTGTGGATTTTAATGTGCCACTAGATGAAAATTTTAACGTAACTGACAACACTCGTATTGAGGCTGCTAAGCCTACTATTTCTAAAATTCTTAACGATGGTGGTATTGCTGTGCTTATGAGCCACTTGGGAAGACCAAAAGGTGAGCGCAATGATAAGTATTCATTACGCCATATTGTACCTGAGGTAGAAAAAGTATTGGGCAAGAAGGTTATTTTCGTAGATGATTGTGTGGGCGAAGTAGCTGAAAAAGCTGTGGCTGCTGCTCCTGCTGGTAGTATTGTACTACTTGAGAACTTACGTTTCTATAGCCAAGAAGAAAAGGGTGATGAAGGTTTCTCAAAAGAATTGGCTAAACTGGGTGATATTTATGTGAATGATGCTTTTGGTACGGCTCACCGTGCTCACGCTTCGACTACTATTGTTGCTAAATTCTTCGGAGCAAATAAATGCTTTGGTTACTTGCTTGCTAAAGAGATTGAGAGTATAGAGAAGGTGATGAAAACTGGTGAGAAACCTGTAACTGCTATTTTGGGAGGTTCAAAGGTATCATCAAAAATTACTATTATTGAGAATATATTGGACAAAGTAAACCATCTTATTATAGGCGGTGGTATGGCTTATACTTTTGCTAAAGCACAAGGTGGCAAGATAGGTAACTCAATATGTGAAGATGATAAACTTGACCTTGCCCTTGATATTCTTGCTAAAGCTAAGGCTAAAGGTGTGGAAGTGCATTTGCCTATTGATGTGGTGGCTGCTGATGATTTTAACAATGATGCTAACACACAAGTAGTGCCTGTAACTGATGTACCTGATGGTTGGGAAGGATTGGATGCTGGCCCTAAAACGCTTGAAAATATCAAATCGGTATTACTTGCTTCAAAGACTATTTTGTGGAATGGCCCTGTAGGTGTATTTGAGATGCCTAACTTTGCTAAAGGTACTATTGCAGTAGGTGATTTTGTGGCTGAGGCTACTAAAAAAGGAGCTTTCTCACTTGTAGGTGGAGGAGACTCGGTAGCTGCTGTAAAACAATTTGGTTTTGAAAACAAAGTAAGTTATGTATCAACTGGTGGTGGTGCTATGCTTGAAAGCCTTGAAGGCTTGGTACTGCCTGGTATTGCGGCTATTTATGAATAATATTTCGGTAGAACATATTACCTTACAACAATTCTCCACACCCTTACGTGTGGAGAATTATTGTATATTTATGATAAGTGGAGAGGGGAGCTTTTCGGTAGAGGCTACTCCTTACACCTACAGTGGTAATGTGTTGCTTTTTCTGTCGCCTTACCAGCATTTTTGGTGGCAGGAAGGTAGTGAGGCTGCTGGAG encodes:
- the pgk gene encoding phosphoglycerate kinase, whose product is MKTIDNFNFAGKKALIRVDFNVPLDENFNVTDNTRIEAAKPTISKILNDGGIAVLMSHLGRPKGERNDKYSLRHIVPEVEKVLGKKVIFVDDCVGEVAEKAVAAAPAGSIVLLENLRFYSQEEKGDEGFSKELAKLGDIYVNDAFGTAHRAHASTTIVAKFFGANKCFGYLLAKEIESIEKVMKTGEKPVTAILGGSKVSSKITIIENILDKVNHLIIGGGMAYTFAKAQGGKIGNSICEDDKLDLALDILAKAKAKGVEVHLPIDVVAADDFNNDANTQVVPVTDVPDGWEGLDAGPKTLENIKSVLLASKTILWNGPVGVFEMPNFAKGTIAVGDFVAEATKKGAFSLVGGGDSVAAVKQFGFENKVSYVSTGGGAMLESLEGLVLPGIAAIYE